TCGTAAGGTTTCAGGAAATGGATCCAGGAGCGATCGCCCAAGGGCCGCTTCCCCCAGAATTAATTGCCAATCTTCGAGGCCCACCGCCTTTAAAGATTCTGCTAAGAGAAGAATAATTTCAGCATCGGCCACCACCCCAGAGGCGAAGAGTAATTCTACCCCGGCCTGGTAAAACTCCATCTGTTGGCCATGGCTACCACTGGGGGGATGGCGAAACACGTTGGCCCGGTAACAGAGCCGTTGGGGAAAAGTATTTTCAGCCATACGGGTCACGGCGGCCCGGGCGATCGAGGCGGTTAACTCTGGCCGTAACCCGAGGGGTTGACTTTCTGCTGTTTGGAGCTGAATCACTTTGGTGCGATCAATTGCCCCCCCAGCCGTCAGGGTATCGAGCCATTCTAAAGTGGAGGTGACGATCCGTTGATAGCCCCACCGCTGAAAAACTTTTTGGAGATTGTCATTAATCCAAGCTTTCTGAGCAACTTCGAGGGGCAATAAATCCCTTGCACCTGCGGGGGGTTGGTGAATCATGAAATCCGTATTTTGAGCTTTGCCGTCGCCTATTCTACTTCTTTTTCCCACCAAACAAACCGCCAAATAAGCCGCCCTTTTGTTTTTGCGTGCCTGGATGGGTATCAAGGGCACTGCCCATTACTTTTTCGAGTTCCTGTTTAACCTGGCGCACGAGGGGATCAGTCGGCTTTGAGGTGTAGGCTTTTTTGATATGAACTTTAGCCATGGCCAACTGGTTTTGCTTTAGGTAAACTTGCCCCATTAGCGCGTGGGCTTTGATGCAATTGGGGTCAAGTTGTAAGGCATCACGGAACTCTAGGGCGGCTTTGGCATAGTTGCCTTTTTTGAGATGTTCTTCCCCCCGCCAGAGGGCTGCCTCTAAAGAAGATGAGCTGGTGGTTCTAAAGGGCTGGGCGCCTGGTGTTGTCGGTACAGCTTGGCCAGAGGTTTGGTTCGTTGTTTCCCGAGCGGCAGCTTTTTTACTTTTGCCTAAATATTGGAGATAGACCAGATTGAGTTCGCTGAGTTCGGCGATCGCCTGGGGAACGGCGTTCATTTTGGTGTAATTCGCCTGGGCGATCGCCTCGACTTTTTCCCGATAGAGTGCTGGCAGGTCCGTCGTTTCATTGGAAAGCGCCCGGGCACTTTCTGAGATGATCTCCAAAGGGCCAAACTCATTACTAAGTTGTTGGCTTAGCTGTACGAGGATCACCTGATATTCTGACCAAGACACCGGCTTGGACAATTTCTCGTAGGCAGGGTTAACCAGTTTAGATAACAGTTCACTTGCCAGGTTTTTTTCTGCCGCCTGCAACAGGGCACAGGTGTCCGGATGAAGCCGTTGGGCGATGCGCAGATAGGCTTTCCGCACAACTTTTGTATCAGCATCAATGGGTAAGCCGAGCACCGCAAAGTGATCGACAATTTTCCGGGCAAATAATCCTTGATTAATGGCAAGCGACATAGGTTTATAAAGGCTCTAGTGACCTAATTATGACCGATTCTCGAACAGGTACAACGATTCAGTTTAGGGGCAATTAGCCCAGGGAATAGTATTCCTTGAACCACCCAGGCGCTTCCTGGAGAGCGGCACTTAAAAAACCATGGATTTTTCCGTTGGTGGCGAGGAGTCTACCACTGTCTATTTGTAGGGGGGTTTGATCGTAGCTAGTGACGGTTCCCCCTGCTTCCCGGAGGATACATATCCCAGCGGCCATATCCCAGGGTTGAATCCCTCTTTCCCAATATCCATCAAGACGACCACAGGCCACATCCACGAGGTCTAGGGCAGCAGACCCACCCCGCCTGACCCCTTGGGTTTCGTGGGTGAGGTAGCAAAATTCGATGTAGTTAT
The nucleotide sequence above comes from [Synechococcus] sp. NIES-970. Encoded proteins:
- a CDS encoding DnaJ-like protein, whose amino-acid sequence is MSLAINQGLFARKIVDHFAVLGLPIDADTKVVRKAYLRIAQRLHPDTCALLQAAEKNLASELLSKLVNPAYEKLSKPVSWSEYQVILVQLSQQLSNEFGPLEIISESARALSNETTDLPALYREKVEAIAQANYTKMNAVPQAIAELSELNLVYLQYLGKSKKAAARETTNQTSGQAVPTTPGAQPFRTTSSSSLEAALWRGEEHLKKGNYAKAALEFRDALQLDPNCIKAHALMGQVYLKQNQLAMAKVHIKKAYTSKPTDPLVRQVKQELEKVMGSALDTHPGTQKQKGGLFGGLFGGKKK